One genomic region from Leptolyngbyaceae cyanobacterium JSC-12 encodes:
- a CDS encoding hypothetical protein (IMG reference gene:2510094373) — protein sequence MTKYTPIIIKFISPVVVEGQELPQQYLEPLKLAIYSPQTKLLSAEQALPLPTVVTVPFEKELRMKLLPSAVYNPHGRYKVKVYQGKNNVPLYEMDWVVPQIPEQKFVDVTHSETGRDYLNLAFSEIISISHEGVWEVEDQHIVWVQDRPVIGSSYRVKYQPAVTLGDLIVSNP from the coding sequence ATGACTAAGTACACACCGATAATTATTAAATTTATTTCACCTGTTGTTGTTGAAGGACAAGAGCTTCCTCAACAATATCTAGAACCGCTTAAGTTAGCCATCTATAGTCCACAGACGAAGTTGTTGAGTGCCGAACAAGCTTTGCCACTGCCAACAGTTGTTACGGTCCCATTTGAAAAAGAGCTTCGTATGAAGCTTTTACCTTCTGCTGTGTATAACCCACACGGTCGATATAAAGTGAAGGTATATCAGGGGAAAAATAATGTACCGCTCTATGAGATGGATTGGGTTGTTCCACAAATTCCTGAGCAGAAGTTTGTAGATGTTACACACTCGGAGACAGGAAGAGATTATCTCAATTTAGCCTTTTCAGAAATAATTTCTATTTCTCATGAAGGAGTCTGGGAAGTAGAAGACCAACATATTGTTTGGGTTCAAGACCGTCCCGTAATTGGGTCTTCCTATAGAGTTAAGTATCAGCCTGCTGTAACTTTAGGTGACCTGATAGTTTCTAATCCTTAA
- a CDS encoding hypothetical protein (IMG reference gene:2510094371), whose translation MSSVVPSIVLGDPLTGQSGDNLYQCFGKFNVHTHRNSASVVALLQDVSPGDAVQTVSDCLPNAFPAGTTVSSISRTTITVSQNATRSAQGCKLQVGTKVLEHANIALDSNAITFNHFSGFVPGEYLSGLHSKPLSGLINTANLTYPLLCKVPWKGILDRLVLRNLNGSSTVELLINTRQVAIANVTTNYTQIDFLDTGTNRTVFASGDDLFLRVTNATGSPNLHYSLYLLTL comes from the coding sequence ATGTCTAGTGTTGTCCCATCTATTGTTTTAGGAGATCCCTTAACTGGACAAAGCGGGGATAACCTTTACCAGTGTTTTGGTAAGTTTAATGTCCACACACACAGAAACAGTGCAAGTGTAGTGGCATTGCTTCAAGATGTTTCTCCAGGAGATGCAGTACAAACAGTCTCAGATTGTTTGCCCAACGCATTTCCCGCTGGAACAACTGTCTCCAGTATTTCTCGTACAACAATTACGGTAAGTCAAAACGCGACTAGATCTGCTCAGGGTTGCAAGCTTCAAGTTGGCACCAAAGTTTTAGAACATGCCAATATCGCGCTAGATTCAAACGCTATAACGTTTAATCATTTCAGTGGTTTTGTACCCGGCGAGTATTTATCAGGACTTCATTCGAAACCTTTAAGCGGGTTAATAAACACAGCAAACTTAACATACCCTCTTTTGTGTAAAGTTCCCTGGAAAGGAATTCTAGACAGACTTGTTCTTAGAAACTTGAACGGTTCGAGTACTGTTGAACTTTTAATAAACACTCGTCAAGTAGCGATCGCAAACGTTACGACCAATTACACTCAGATAGATTTCTTAGATACCGGAACAAACCGAACAGTGTTTGCTTCCGGGGATGATTTGTTTTTAAGAGTCACTAACGCCACTGGTAGTCCAAATCTTCATTACAGCTTGTATTTGCTGACTCTTTAA
- a CDS encoding hypothetical protein (IMG reference gene:2510094372) translates to MAKDNRIEQLEFNNLLDNLVLGVEERLAKAVPDTLNILEFLEEEVDLGIELTLQQRTVLKAFYNLPLTEEETSVLEYWNARDTCTWHPDDIYQVLVLEAGRRSGKSSLASIITAYEFYKLCRLACPQEHYGISKNTPISIIVLATTASQGKKTIFKAVVGVIRNTRYFNQLEQQGRLFVGKEEISFEEKLLYIYSGNSQSGAQVGGTVKVLVMDEVARFKDLDGESNALELWSNLGISTTTFGREARRVAISSAWYEGDAIEKLFDASKTDPVALGIRAKSWDMNPIHAARDNPVVASEYIRDPVHAALEFEGIRPAAVDAFLNANEVKAAFKGRSVIKASRYEEEEAGFNLVKLRVEHIEPFNGSTVFHVDPAIGTDTYAAAFGHNEFDEAHRQIVVIDGFLCWEPNHKAQVSITNVQEAILAVNRRRPISKLSADHYNSVETVQRMRQHGIMCDIQYFSNNTQVAMYDLVRMLLHEQRLILPYDSIWTPLALSELCKVQLIKGRKIDHPASGSKDLSDCIAAVCWQLASRVTRDTVAKKGVIKHVNYQSGNSSLQNYQSARDRWFSLKGR, encoded by the coding sequence GTGGCAAAAGATAATCGAATAGAACAACTAGAATTTAATAATCTTCTAGACAATTTAGTACTTGGGGTTGAGGAGCGATTAGCTAAGGCGGTTCCAGACACCCTAAATATTCTTGAGTTTTTAGAAGAGGAAGTAGACCTGGGCATCGAGCTGACTTTACAGCAGCGTACTGTCCTCAAAGCTTTCTATAACTTACCGCTAACAGAGGAAGAAACCTCTGTATTAGAGTACTGGAACGCCAGAGATACATGTACTTGGCACCCTGATGATATTTACCAAGTACTTGTTTTAGAGGCTGGTCGGCGTTCTGGAAAAAGTTCTTTGGCGAGTATCATCACTGCGTATGAGTTCTATAAACTTTGCCGCTTGGCTTGTCCTCAGGAACATTATGGAATTTCAAAAAACACGCCTATTTCAATCATCGTTTTAGCAACGACAGCATCCCAAGGTAAAAAGACTATTTTTAAGGCTGTTGTTGGAGTTATACGCAATACCCGTTATTTCAACCAGCTTGAACAGCAAGGAAGACTCTTCGTTGGTAAAGAAGAGATCAGCTTTGAAGAGAAGCTTCTTTACATTTACTCAGGTAACTCCCAATCGGGGGCACAGGTAGGAGGCACTGTTAAGGTGCTTGTTATGGATGAAGTTGCCCGATTCAAAGACCTGGACGGAGAATCCAATGCATTAGAGTTATGGTCTAACCTTGGTATTTCAACAACTACCTTTGGTCGAGAAGCGAGAAGAGTTGCTATCTCTTCTGCTTGGTACGAAGGTGATGCAATCGAAAAGTTATTTGATGCATCAAAAACTGACCCAGTAGCTTTAGGAATCAGAGCTAAATCCTGGGATATGAATCCAATCCATGCTGCCAGGGATAATCCGGTAGTTGCGTCAGAGTATATCCGTGATCCTGTTCATGCAGCTCTTGAATTTGAAGGTATTCGTCCTGCAGCTGTAGATGCTTTCCTAAATGCAAATGAAGTAAAGGCAGCATTCAAAGGTCGTAGCGTTATTAAAGCATCTAGATACGAAGAAGAGGAGGCAGGGTTTAACCTTGTAAAACTCCGAGTTGAGCATATAGAACCGTTTAATGGAAGTACCGTTTTCCACGTAGACCCAGCTATTGGTACGGACACGTATGCAGCTGCTTTTGGACACAATGAGTTTGATGAAGCTCACCGTCAGATTGTTGTAATCGACGGTTTTCTTTGCTGGGAGCCAAATCATAAAGCTCAAGTTTCTATCACTAACGTGCAAGAAGCAATACTTGCAGTCAATCGCCGCCGCCCAATCTCTAAACTTTCTGCCGATCACTACAACTCGGTAGAAACTGTGCAACGAATGCGACAGCATGGCATTATGTGCGACATACAATACTTTAGCAACAATACACAAGTTGCCATGTATGACCTAGTTCGTATGTTGCTCCATGAACAACGGTTGATACTACCCTACGATTCAATATGGACACCTTTAGCGTTATCAGAGTTATGTAAGGTACAATTAATTAAAGGGAGAAAAATCGATCACCCTGCTTCGGGAAGCAAAGATCTTTCTGATTGTATAGCAGCTGTGTGCTGGCAACTTGCGTCTAGAGTTACACGCGACACAGTAGCAAAAAAAGGTGTTATTAAACATGTAAATTATCAATCTGGAAACTCTTCTCTGCAAAACTATCAATCTGCACGGGACAGATGGTTTTCATTAAAAGGAAGATAA
- a CDS encoding hypothetical protein (IMG reference gene:2510094370), translating into MSAKSDILETEIINHYFGGSGAPQPTQWWLAIYSSDPTDAITATVPTAITTRLEIDGWTRNANEAVNTNNLQFPPVPTGQTWTVTHFAIFNAITGGKPLYHSPFRIAKTLQEGDILFIAAGQLAIRET; encoded by the coding sequence ATGAGTGCTAAGTCTGATATTCTTGAAACAGAAATTATTAACCATTACTTCGGTGGAAGTGGAGCACCGCAGCCAACTCAATGGTGGTTAGCCATCTATAGTAGTGATCCGACGGATGCGATTACTGCAACAGTACCGACGGCTATTACCACACGTCTTGAAATTGATGGCTGGACTAGAAATGCGAATGAAGCCGTAAACACAAATAACTTACAGTTTCCTCCAGTACCCACCGGACAAACATGGACTGTCACACACTTTGCGATCTTCAACGCAATAACAGGGGGTAAGCCTCTATACCACAGCCCTTTTCGTATAGCAAAAACTTTACAGGAAGGCGACATTCTGTTTATTGCTGCGGGACAACTTGCTATCCGGGAGACATAA
- a CDS encoding hypothetical protein (IMG reference gene:2510094368), which yields MTTSGYLQGQASISTTQKITDLRTSDQATAGLSASVIPPGDGQAQVLPNPNTYQIYGAQPLPQFSFTSFSDEAGRTLFGIPQSITTPNTNTVNLGEEGTISTVRATRFEIRYTNVNGSSQLYLFSLPPAIETNLRSNTAGASVPEVKPGILIRTSMNYKRFLLPGGSPAYQSLGVEQTMIQLVGLFIGVEGNFYVAPGQVLYGKFADTLKLNSAYQTARRFDEEVVQSAREVDLFINSESPQGLTPISINYRCILRSMRLFVARHDRVYYALDAEVTTFKTNRISPINPTINSIGSAVSSITQRPSTSPQSNPAKP from the coding sequence ATGACAACTAGCGGATACCTACAAGGACAAGCCTCTATTAGTACAACTCAGAAGATTACAGATTTGCGTACTTCTGACCAAGCTACGGCTGGGTTAAGTGCTTCTGTAATTCCCCCAGGTGATGGACAAGCTCAAGTTTTGCCTAATCCAAATACTTACCAAATTTACGGTGCACAGCCGTTACCTCAGTTTTCTTTTACTAGCTTTTCAGATGAAGCTGGTAGAACCTTATTTGGTATACCACAGTCTATAACAACTCCAAACACGAACACGGTCAACTTAGGAGAAGAAGGTACTATCTCCACAGTTCGAGCGACACGTTTTGAAATTCGCTACACAAACGTTAACGGATCTAGTCAACTTTACCTCTTTAGTCTTCCACCAGCCATTGAAACAAACTTACGTTCAAATACAGCAGGTGCGTCTGTACCAGAAGTAAAACCAGGAATTTTGATAAGAACCAGTATGAACTACAAACGGTTTTTACTGCCTGGTGGTTCCCCCGCGTACCAGTCATTAGGGGTTGAACAAACAATGATCCAATTGGTTGGATTGTTTATCGGAGTAGAAGGGAACTTCTATGTAGCACCAGGGCAAGTACTTTATGGAAAATTTGCTGATACATTGAAGCTCAACTCGGCATACCAAACTGCACGACGTTTTGACGAGGAAGTTGTACAGTCTGCACGAGAAGTTGACCTTTTTATTAATTCTGAATCGCCACAAGGACTAACGCCTATTAGTATTAACTATAGGTGCATTCTCAGAAGTATGAGATTGTTTGTCGCAAGACATGACCGAGTTTATTACGCACTAGATGCAGAAGTTACTACATTTAAGACAAATAGAATTTCTCCTATTAATCCAACCATTAATTCAATTGGTAGTGCAGTTTCTTCTATAACTCAAAGACCATCCACTAGCCCACAATCAAATCCTGCTAAACCATGA
- a CDS encoding hypothetical protein (IMG reference gene:2510094369) has product MTRLSEQALKYLDQFAAQFGGASEVLSLLPDVDLEKLLTFPGKVFITKPWSAAIDLRELGYVEGTPYSLLDNQLKLIKTDYSEDGYFGGKEEDQQILLNAQHASFLYLQFLDQLVLLWVCNRLSQTQLKQQINQWQKQASLFNEVLSTYELFLQTNFLLSTDVIQITHVPATWSERYTIQELRNHPNKDVSEHKGSDEIISIYFQNSGWYLFEVIRGSTRSTLILDELQGVGVNKVRSAHTGAYFVALTGREQTTAASSSIVQLPSKTYGIQGVEPFIRLEGVLKFREPELCLGKTTVVATANVMRRMLPATSTGKATVQASLAVSMDGIATGVATPSTRLPLPLESERLVVIGAAVINPTDNVRYCSADGRATGIALASVNGSASDDEEAIGEAEATADIGIIKSINTLQTPTYQIDPLELIPLTYDLPATMDPLERVWFSVEYKPYTFVNADDVVDEPIATGVAFSNAEITII; this is encoded by the coding sequence ATGACTCGTTTATCCGAACAAGCTCTTAAGTATTTAGACCAATTCGCAGCACAATTTGGTGGAGCATCTGAAGTTCTTTCTTTACTACCAGATGTAGACCTTGAAAAGCTTTTAACTTTTCCTGGCAAAGTTTTTATTACAAAACCTTGGTCGGCAGCTATCGATCTAAGAGAGCTTGGCTATGTTGAGGGTACACCATACTCTCTTCTAGATAATCAACTTAAACTTATTAAAACAGATTATTCTGAAGATGGTTATTTTGGTGGAAAAGAAGAAGACCAACAAATTTTATTAAATGCTCAACATGCTTCGTTTTTGTATTTGCAGTTTTTGGATCAGTTAGTACTGCTTTGGGTCTGTAATCGTCTATCTCAGACCCAGTTAAAACAGCAGATTAACCAGTGGCAAAAACAAGCTAGTTTGTTTAATGAAGTACTTTCAACATATGAGTTGTTTTTGCAGACAAACTTTCTTCTATCCACTGACGTTATTCAAATAACACACGTCCCGGCTACATGGTCCGAACGATACACTATCCAGGAGTTGCGAAATCATCCAAATAAAGATGTTTCGGAACACAAAGGGTCAGATGAAATTATCAGCATATATTTCCAGAACTCTGGTTGGTATTTATTTGAAGTGATTCGTGGTTCAACTAGGTCAACACTTATCCTAGATGAGTTACAGGGTGTTGGAGTTAATAAAGTTAGAAGTGCACATACTGGGGCATACTTTGTTGCCTTAACAGGAAGAGAGCAGACAACAGCTGCAAGTTCTTCTATCGTACAGTTACCATCTAAAACCTATGGGATACAAGGTGTGGAACCTTTTATTAGGTTGGAGGGAGTTCTTAAGTTCCGAGAACCTGAACTTTGCTTAGGTAAGACAACGGTTGTAGCAACTGCAAACGTTATGCGTCGAATGCTGCCAGCGACTTCTACAGGTAAGGCTACGGTCCAAGCTTCGCTTGCCGTTTCAATGGATGGCATAGCTACTGGAGTAGCGACCCCATCAACACGTTTACCTTTACCTTTAGAATCGGAGCGTTTAGTTGTAATAGGTGCTGCAGTTATTAACCCAACCGATAATGTTCGTTATTGTTCTGCAGATGGGAGAGCTACTGGCATTGCTTTAGCATCCGTTAACGGGTCAGCCTCCGATGATGAAGAAGCAATAGGAGAAGCTGAGGCTACTGCTGATATTGGCATTATTAAAAGCATAAATACTCTACAAACTCCTACTTATCAAATTGACCCTCTAGAGTTAATCCCTTTGACGTATGACTTACCTGCAACGATGGACCCTCTAGAACGGGTATGGTTCAGTGTTGAGTACAAGCCTTATACTTTCGTGAATGCAGATGATGTTGTGGATGAACCAATAGCTACAGGTGTTGCTTTTAGCAATGCAGAAATAACCATAATCTAA